ccacatataaatataaaggtactgtgtccatctacaaccaaaaaaaaaaaaaggtttgtttttttttaaaattatcactttgatatacatgttttatagtatgagagaacagaaagaacaatgtatccgttttgctacattttaatagcagattttaagggagcaacatcaaacatcagtaacatcaaacaaaaaggtactgagtactccacagggtacagactgctgccaagcaccttggaaagtttacatgacatggagaagatgaggcccttctcttgagaagtttacagtctggaaattttgactactcagagtttcagttgagtgaacattttattaaggcaaattcttcatttcctagaactactgtagactgaactatttttgcacttgtgaaattaacccaatccagatgaaagaaaagattaaatttggttgataattctttcaggctcatatagttttatgagtctagtaaacaaaactgacctaacagacaactgaaaaattaaagactagatctcttgaagtgcaagggctaaaacaactattatttgttttaaaaagcaaacggatggtatgattagggtttacactattttaaaaataggccaagtattgcattcccttcatgcattgttcatttaaaatagtgaatattaaaatacgtgggttctacatgtaacccacaaaaaagctcctcacaaatctttatgttctgtgtatcaaatatgcaccttgtgtactatgaaagttttatttatgtctcatcaagttaaaagtaatgtaaatagtgaaattataataggctaatgacctgcatatttttatatgaatgtcaatatatctaaataggaaataaatggcagtcatatctacctatattaaaaaaaataaaatatctttccagatttttcatacttgccgaagtctggcttggcacaaatcaggagccacttgtcaaaaagaaactaactttatttttagaactacaaacgccaaacaaaacagctcctcagggaaaaaaccctcagagcccaactgccaccaccggcttccacaagcctctcacccccacaccagcctctcagcctcccacaatcctcctgctcttgaggccgattggctgggttgcgtgggcagagccaaagaagtcaccaatgagcagctccgtggaggagccaatcagctagatgttgctggggccgctgtgagccaatcatcagctggcagtctgaagggcagggaaacagcccaatgaacatcaccgcagaggagccaatcagctagatgttgctggggccactgtgagccaatcatcagctggcagtctgaagctttctggcagctggaagtttgctggggcccctttggctgtggctctcaacacatactcatcactttatataaagacaaggtatgcaggttttaaggtttcacaatcagttgtcagaaaaacagcagttgttcctaaagtatctcattagcatctgactcaattttttagatgacatgatttagaagaTGTAAACCCACtccaaaatttgtaattattctgagatggttttaatgttaaccctagaatcattaatgttaaccctagaaacaatagcaatgtgatgtagaacaactaatcaacatgactaaaaatgtgctcactttcagaaaaacaatctggtcatctggaaaaaaaaatcacagctacaatctggggaacactcccatataggatattgatctgatcaaggcacactatttctaagtagaactatcagatgagggtgaatttaggccagctctaaggaacagcctataagacagaccataactaatccaatttcctttcaaagcaatctggtactatcctacccacttcaattcaaaagtttgaagttaattcaaatcaaaagaccatattggagcaaaagtgagcaaatgtgtaaatcctagcacattcttattgctgtattaagtttgaagatgagcatacctaccacagcagtattgttccaggaagcagggtaggaacagtggtaaattaggaaatagactattaattgcacaattaataggaaagtaaaaacaagtttcaaaatctacaataaacctgtatccaaaggagtcatatcaatgaggtgctggactttagttctgtggtacagctttgcaatggactcactggcctataggtacggctcacttcctgcctcctgaaggatgaatatgctacacagagctatgatggtttctactgagtggtaaaattcacagaaattagacattactcatgtcagaatcattccttgtgcaaagtttgatgtagatgaagataaagtggtttcttggtcaataactgcaatttcttttaaagtcagtgggtttcttgtatctgtaaccacaatagatttaaaatactttgatgattgatctactccaatgttacattctcgataagagggactaagaagaaacatgaactagtaaccattagaacagtatgaatcctatatgtatatcacttacagttctattacagttggcccaggtttaatctcatccatctccatgaaagcaaaacatttggtgctggtaaacctttttgtaagcttgtagtgtttgaattcaaagaagatagctgcacctaaggaattaaaacaaacaacataagccagagaccacacatttcttatgtgtcaccagaagcctatgattttacaaagtaacgtgtcaaacagtctgatgacacaactgttgataactcactgtggctgtcactccaagctctggtactagcatgtctgagtgacatttctccatatcatttaattctacaaagtacaacaaaattttatagcaagaatgtaagttatgtacacaggtagaatcataaactaccaaagaatataaaatattaaatactacaagaaaaacagaagttacttaagtatcagcagtacctataaaaatggtttcaataagcaccaatattagatagaatagaaatttaagagttcctttaaaaaaaattctaccttatatcatttctctccctcctgaaacaaccacacccagattgtcctttccatattcttacaaactaactgccagttatactatctttttacccaatgcatcttattgaaagaaaaaaaataatttaactgttagaaagtaatcattaggttcctaaaaggacttaaggtaattattagggaacctgcttccttaactctgtattatgagaaaaacttccctatcaaataatatttaaccacattattacacaactagataatgcaactgctaattctcatattttaaaaaaattgatttgactttaagtcaatattcataactatgtgacataagatcttgtgttaagtacactatgaacacaaacccagataagtactgtgtccttaagaagtcagtaactgataattacaaacctttggttaatttttcaatatgcttctggagctcaatgtccacattaaaatgaacatatgtatcttcttttcttgaagccacaggtgtatcttgcacaggagttaaatctatgccattcagatctggagaaaagtttctgcttatgagcattcacatatacagacggaaaatatagaaactgcaaaggttacagttcctaaagaggcatggaaagagctgagaggagattctcaggttaagagattcctatttggtgtgagcaagtatgtgacagttgttgaagttcatggggtatgtggagagaaatgaatatatatagactggataggagacctcatgaaggggacaaggaagcctttacatggccaagtggacaaaacttgatcttcatagtgaagtggtaaaaagaacaaacatgtttttcttagggaatagcccactatatttttctatgcaaaaaaaaaaaaatctggagtatttaatttgccacaatggagctctgccaccaatttctaactttgatcaagtatgacttatttagaaaagcctttaaacctaaccttatcataatttccctgttaagaaccaaaaatggatgagaacagccaacaaaaacccttttgttaatgaataatttttcatatatattatctaaattctggttatactgtttacaacataccctgaatttacaacaaccagatggtacgttatatatagttttaattttctggtttttaaaatctcagtttagtcaaatgcaacatggactcatttaataactcctcagtgtttatgtgttattcatttatgtgtctcaaaaagctcaaaaacaatttagtacatttaataattaaaaaatatttacataaaaatatttcagtataacatattcaaaggtaatttaacatttacaacatcattaaatatttttgtgttttaagtatactttctgaatgagtatgcagttttacaaatggcctatcaaacaatgtaaatattttccagtatactatatatttgataactggtaacatcggaatttaaaagtgtacgagtattagtgctgtggattctgttctttaaataaatgtttttctttgtggtcaattgataaaagttcctccatttaatttcagcaccaatctgttcctttggtgcaaaactatagattaaaataagccgtttgtactaactatagttatttctgtaaaatggtataatttattccttaatcacatcatcatcccacgggattgctttcagggcatggatgttatggacgcaccctacttccctgtcccctgattttcatctgcctctgtaggactcacctaagtagatacctcagtagcacaggaagaagaaggggttgaagcaggagagatgggaaaacaggacattgggctttgtggagagaaatgaatatagactgggtaggagaaggtgaggggtgctattgttaatctacatcctgaaggctgtagctgcttttaaggataatgtgtatgtttagtctgcacgttagatggaatctgaagagcaaaaatctatacaaactcaaaagcaaaagtgagtgtataagtaggaaatattttttgtaagtctttcgaactatgttctgttatgatctcttctaggattttgcctcattatagaatgcattaaagtaagttgtcacatatacaagatcatcccctgtcaaaaactttgtcccatatgagaaaaaacataatgcaatttgccagttatttaccctttacactaactgtaatatagggatcgatgcactgtccagcgtctttcagaccaattttctcaatcctgatagtgagtaatgtcattcccggttctgatggcaaccttggtaataaagtatctggcaacagagaaacctcaataaaagttagctccaccaataatgcagagtaaatactttgacaaacagaagatatagcctacctcttaggaactagctaggcattatgtatttttatttccaaaattcatgaacatctgatgttatacatttttagaaaaatatttaaatttatacataatatatctgcatttcccaaccatacaatcacctttaagcagaaataataatttctataataatagtatatagtatgtataataaaagtatgttaaaaacatcacttgaggaagcccaatgatacataatagtataatatgctcacataatatttatattcaatatgtacttctatattatattcagcatcttaatatgaagtggtagaacaaagacaagaaaagcttttaaaatacttgttatactgttctaaagtctgagacatttaatatcacagttgatcaatacattcttctctttagttactcctaataaagaaaataatttacaatttgatatttatgttttaatttaactagatagtctaacttctattcttcattctattttgtatgatttattccctcagaaattagtactatacagactgacatataaaatggccatttgtataactgaacattttttccaaaaccaactaaaatttttaaaactaaaacccacccagaacaacatgacaacattcacccaccaagaacatatgaaggaagaaatcaactgttcagtatgttcccttttttgaaactaccaatagagaacagatgcaaataagctgattttaatcaagtatgtatacagaacctcaaaatacacttaacaaaagattttggttgatgtttttcaagtttctattcaacaatgtgttatgctacttttaatgatgagttatttgaaatacatgaagtaatcaacacactacatttgaaaatacacatttgattgatggcaaatgtggcttgaggaaattttgggaggtgatgggaatgttctgaacttgtatagtgatggcagatgcaaaactctatagaggtgtcaaaaatcgatgaattttatacttacagaagggaaatgttatgaaatgcaaattgtacctcaacagtgctgttaaaaatgtattactttctaatttaaacaaatatgaagacaatacagacaaatgcaataataggaaggcctggaggctgcattccactgttgcattaacaaacctaaatgggctcaggctgatatcattaaatatatacataataccttttatgcatcttctttgattgacaaatgagggtacttttagaagaggggcttgtacctggacatctgggatgaacttcagaaagttaagaaacacttctgaaattttatgaaaaatgtgaatatgtatacatttatatttatatatatacatacatattcatatgtatgtatatcatatatgaatttttctgcagaaaagttcattctattatgtagtacatggctgtataaatatgctacagtttatgtacacattcttgtgttgatagacatttgaattacttcaagtgtttggatatagttaacaggctattataaatactcttctaacatcttctagtgcccataagcacccatttctgaaacaggggaatcactaagtcacctggcatgtta
This genomic interval from Ictidomys tridecemlineatus isolate mIctTri1 unplaced genomic scaffold, mIctTri1.hap1 Scaffold_666, whole genome shotgun sequence contains the following:
- the LOC144374375 gene encoding axin interactor, dorsalization-associated protein-like, whose translation is MTLLTIRIEKIGLKDAGQCIDPYITVSVKDLNGIDLTPVQDTPVASRKEDTYVHFNVDIELQKHIEKLTKGAAIFFEFKHYKLTKRFTSTKCFAFMEMDEIKPGPTVIEL